A window from Corynebacterium accolens encodes these proteins:
- the dusB gene encoding tRNA dihydrouridine synthase DusB: MNLRIGNYDLSSPVILAPMAGVTNVAFRTLCREQELARTGTVSGLYVCEMVTARALVERNEKTMHMTTFAPNEDPRSLQIYTVDPEYTYKAAKIIVDENLADHIDMNFGCPVPKVTRRGGGSALPYKRRLFGNIVSAAVKATEGTNIPVTVKMRVGIDDEHHTHLDAGRIAVDSGAAAVTLHGRTAAQRYSGDARWDEIARLKEHLADTGIPVLGNGDIFRADDARRMMEATGCDGVQVGRGCLGRPWLFAELGAALRGESIPAEPTLGEVTQVILRHAELLAQHEGEDHASRDIRKHIGWYLRGFPVGGQVRAGLAKVDSLESLRELLAPWADSDALAADADGARGRQGSPSKVALPDGWLDDPEDEFVPVGADIYNSGG; the protein is encoded by the coding sequence GTGAATTTGCGCATTGGAAACTATGATCTCTCCTCCCCCGTCATCCTCGCCCCCATGGCGGGGGTAACCAACGTTGCCTTCCGCACGTTGTGCAGGGAACAGGAGCTGGCCCGCACCGGGACGGTGTCGGGCTTGTATGTCTGCGAGATGGTCACCGCGCGGGCCCTGGTGGAGCGCAACGAGAAAACCATGCACATGACCACCTTTGCCCCGAATGAAGATCCGCGTTCCCTTCAGATTTATACGGTGGATCCGGAATATACCTATAAAGCAGCCAAGATCATCGTGGATGAGAATTTGGCGGACCACATCGACATGAACTTTGGCTGCCCCGTTCCCAAGGTAACCAGGCGTGGCGGCGGCTCTGCCCTGCCCTATAAGCGCCGCCTCTTTGGCAATATCGTCTCCGCTGCAGTCAAGGCCACCGAGGGCACGAATATCCCCGTCACGGTGAAGATGCGCGTAGGCATCGATGACGAGCACCATACGCACCTCGATGCAGGGCGCATTGCCGTGGATTCCGGCGCCGCCGCCGTAACCCTGCACGGTCGCACGGCCGCACAGCGCTATTCCGGCGATGCCCGGTGGGATGAGATCGCCCGGCTCAAGGAACACCTCGCGGATACCGGTATTCCGGTACTGGGCAATGGCGATATTTTCCGCGCCGATGACGCCCGCCGCATGATGGAGGCCACCGGCTGCGATGGCGTGCAGGTGGGCCGAGGTTGCCTGGGCCGGCCGTGGCTTTTCGCAGAGCTGGGCGCTGCCCTGCGCGGCGAGTCTATCCCCGCCGAGCCCACCTTAGGCGAGGTCACCCAGGTAATCCTGCGCCATGCGGAGCTGCTCGCACAGCACGAGGGCGAGGATCACGCATCCAGGGACATCCGCAAGCACATTGGCTGGTACCTGCGCGGCTTCCCCGTCGGCGGGCAGGTGCGCGCCGGCCTAGCCAAGGTAGATTCCTTAGAGAGCCTGCGCGAATTGCTGGCCCCTTGGGCGGATTCTGATGCTTTGGCTGCCGATGCCGATGGTGCGCGCGGGCGCCAGGGCTCGCCCTCCAAGGTCGCGCTTCCCGATGGCTGGCTTGATGACCCCGAGGATGAATTCGTTCCGGTCGGCGCCGATATTTATAACTCCGGCGGCTAA
- a CDS encoding acetyl-CoA hydrolase/transferase family protein: MSDRIAYAPFEKLVVSAEEAAKYVNNGDRVGISGFTGAGYPKGLPTAIADKAKALHEKGEEFKIDLFSGASTAPDCDGVLAEAEAINFRSPYNSDPLLRKQFNDGTALYQDIHLSHLGQQVEEGFYGDFQVAIIEAVRITEEGNIVPSSAVGNNLEFVEAADKIIIEINEWQSENLEGMHDIYRIDKLPNRQPIPINKPGDRIGTTYMEIPEEKVVAVVKTNSADRNAPFREPDETSEKIAANFIEFLEGEVAAGRLEYDKFIMQSGVGNVPNAVMAGLLDSKFENIQAYTEVIQDGMLDLIDAGKMTVASATSFALSPEYAEKMNAEADRYRNHIILRPQQISNHPEVIRRVGLISSNGMIEGDIYGNINSTNVSGSRIMNGTGGSGDFTRNAYISTFVSPSIAKDGAISALVPFVSHTDHTEHDTMVIITEYGVADLRGLAPKQRVEKIIAVAHPDYRPLLEEYYERAKQNKFQHTPHDLKTAFDFQVNFMEKGDMRG, encoded by the coding sequence TTGTCCGATAGAATCGCATACGCCCCGTTTGAGAAGCTCGTAGTTTCTGCAGAGGAGGCTGCGAAGTACGTCAACAATGGTGACCGCGTAGGAATCTCCGGCTTCACCGGTGCCGGTTACCCTAAGGGCTTGCCTACCGCCATTGCAGATAAGGCGAAGGCGCTGCACGAAAAGGGCGAAGAGTTCAAGATCGACCTCTTCTCCGGTGCTTCTACCGCCCCTGACTGTGACGGTGTTTTGGCAGAGGCAGAGGCCATTAACTTCCGCTCCCCATACAACTCTGACCCGCTGCTGCGTAAGCAGTTCAACGACGGCACCGCGCTTTACCAAGATATTCACCTGTCCCACTTGGGCCAGCAGGTAGAAGAGGGCTTCTACGGTGACTTCCAGGTAGCCATTATCGAGGCCGTACGCATTACCGAGGAAGGCAATATCGTGCCGTCCTCCGCAGTGGGCAATAACCTCGAATTCGTCGAGGCTGCAGACAAGATCATCATTGAGATCAACGAGTGGCAGTCCGAGAACCTTGAGGGCATGCACGACATCTACCGCATCGACAAGCTGCCTAACCGCCAGCCCATCCCGATTAACAAGCCTGGCGACCGTATCGGTACCACCTACATGGAGATCCCGGAGGAGAAGGTCGTTGCAGTTGTCAAGACCAACTCGGCAGACCGCAACGCTCCATTCCGCGAGCCAGACGAGACTTCTGAGAAGATCGCCGCTAACTTCATCGAGTTCTTGGAGGGCGAGGTTGCTGCAGGCCGCCTCGAGTACGACAAGTTCATCATGCAGTCCGGTGTGGGTAACGTGCCGAACGCCGTGATGGCAGGCCTTTTGGACTCCAAGTTCGAAAACATTCAGGCATACACCGAGGTTATCCAGGACGGCATGCTGGACCTTATCGATGCCGGCAAGATGACCGTGGCCTCTGCAACCTCCTTCGCGCTGTCGCCGGAGTACGCAGAAAAGATGAACGCGGAGGCAGACCGCTACCGCAACCACATCATCCTGCGCCCGCAGCAGATTTCCAACCACCCTGAGGTCATCCGCCGCGTCGGCCTGATTTCTTCCAACGGCATGATCGAGGGAGATATCTACGGCAATATCAACTCCACCAACGTGTCCGGTTCCCGCATCATGAACGGCACCGGTGGCTCTGGTGACTTCACCCGTAACGCGTACATCTCCACCTTCGTGTCCCCGTCCATCGCGAAGGATGGTGCCATCTCCGCTCTGGTTCCGTTCGTGTCCCACACGGACCACACCGAGCACGACACCATGGTCATCATCACCGAATACGGTGTGGCTGACCTGCGTGGCTTGGCTCCAAAGCAGCGCGTAGAGAAGATCATCGCCGTGGCTCACCCAGACTACCGTCCGCTGTTGGAGGAGTACTACGAGCGTGCGAAGCAAAACAAGTTCCAGCACACCCCGCACGACTTGAAGACTGCCTTCGATTTCCAGGTTAACTTCATGGAAAAGGGTGACATGCGCGGTTAA
- a CDS encoding metal-sensitive transcriptional regulator, producing MSEQQKTCSCHEPDVHGYNADSKSKARYLARLKRIEGQTRGIHRMVDEDQYCIDIITQISAVTSALENVSLALLEDHIEHCVAGAAAEDGEVAKEKLAEAMHAIKKLVKN from the coding sequence ATGTCTGAGCAGCAGAAAACCTGTTCGTGCCACGAACCAGATGTACACGGATACAACGCCGATAGTAAGAGCAAAGCGCGTTATCTGGCGCGCTTAAAGCGCATCGAAGGCCAAACGCGCGGGATTCACCGGATGGTCGATGAGGACCAGTACTGCATCGATATCATCACCCAAATCTCCGCGGTGACATCAGCGCTAGAAAACGTCTCTCTGGCGCTCCTAGAAGACCACATAGAGCACTGCGTGGCCGGCGCGGCGGCCGAGGACGGCGAGGTGGCTAAGGAGAAGCTAGCGGAGGCTATGCACGCCATTAAGAAGCTCGTGAAAAACTAG
- a CDS encoding GNAT family N-acetyltransferase — protein sequence MEKAISHQTDLSRFVLTVDGVEAGICEYVDSGDTREFNHTVIGDDFRGQGLSSPLIKAALDKTRESGMKVIATCSAVAHFMEKNPEYQDLLRG from the coding sequence ATGGAAAAAGCAATTTCTCATCAGACCGATCTGTCCCGTTTCGTGCTTACCGTTGATGGTGTGGAAGCGGGGATCTGCGAGTATGTAGATTCCGGTGATACCCGCGAGTTCAACCACACGGTCATCGGGGATGACTTCCGTGGACAGGGCTTGTCCTCACCGCTGATTAAGGCTGCCCTGGATAAAACCCGGGAGTCCGGCATGAAGGTCATCGCCACCTGCTCTGCTGTGGCGCACTTTATGGAAAAGAACCCCGAATACCAAGATCTGCTGCGCGGTTAA
- the epsC gene encoding serine O-acetyltransferase EpsC: MSIIKYIREDLANARDHDPAARGDVENAIVYSGLHAIWSHRVSHWLWKRSLRGPARILAQINRFFTGIEIHPGATIGRRFFIDHGMGIVIGETAEIGDGVMLYHGVTLGGQVLTQTKRHPTVEDNVTIGAGAKVLGPITIGAGSAIGANAVVTKDVPADHIAVGIPAKNRPSNRHERVKLVDPDYYI; encoded by the coding sequence ATGAGCATTATTAAATATATCCGCGAAGATTTAGCCAATGCCCGCGACCACGACCCGGCCGCCCGCGGCGACGTTGAGAACGCGATCGTCTATTCAGGCCTGCACGCCATCTGGTCGCACCGCGTATCTCACTGGCTGTGGAAGCGTAGCCTGCGGGGTCCTGCGCGCATCCTGGCCCAAATTAACCGCTTTTTTACCGGCATTGAGATCCACCCAGGCGCCACCATCGGGCGCCGCTTCTTTATCGACCACGGGATGGGCATTGTCATCGGCGAAACCGCGGAAATTGGCGATGGCGTCATGCTCTACCACGGCGTGACGCTGGGCGGTCAGGTGCTCACCCAGACCAAACGCCACCCCACGGTGGAAGATAACGTCACCATCGGCGCGGGCGCCAAGGTCTTAGGCCCCATCACCATCGGGGCCGGTTCCGCCATCGGGGCCAACGCCGTTGTGACGAAGGACGTACCGGCAGATCACATCGCGGTGGGCATCCCCGCCAAGAATCGGCCTTCAAATAGGCATGAGCGGGTCAAGCTCGTGGATCCGGACTATTACATCTAA
- the cysK gene encoding cysteine synthase A produces MAIYNNVLETIGGTPLIRINRLAEGKGATVLAKVESFNPGNSVKDRIGLAIIKAAEESGDLKPGGTIVEATSGNTGIALALAGATLGYDVVLTMPETMSNERKVLLRAYGAEIILTPGAAGMQGAVDKANEIVAERDNAILASQFANEANPKIHEDTTGPEIWEDAEGNVDAFVAGVGTGGTVTGAGRYLKSKNPDVHLAAVEPADSPVLSEGQAGPHKIQGLGANFVPDVLDREQLDEVLTASLEESIKLSRALATEEGLLVGISAGANLSAALKLAERPEFEGKTIVVVLPDFGERYVXTXXFEDXREA; encoded by the coding sequence ATGGCTATTTACAACAATGTCCTAGAGACCATCGGCGGTACCCCCCTCATCCGCATTAACCGCTTGGCAGAGGGCAAGGGTGCCACCGTGCTGGCCAAGGTGGAGTCCTTTAACCCTGGTAACTCCGTTAAGGACCGCATCGGTCTGGCCATCATCAAGGCCGCCGAGGAGTCCGGCGACCTGAAGCCAGGCGGCACCATCGTTGAGGCCACCTCCGGTAATACCGGTATTGCCTTGGCTCTGGCCGGCGCCACCTTGGGCTACGACGTTGTCCTCACCATGCCAGAGACCATGTCCAATGAGCGCAAGGTCCTGCTTCGCGCTTACGGTGCAGAAATCATCTTGACGCCGGGCGCTGCCGGTATGCAGGGTGCGGTTGATAAGGCCAACGAAATCGTCGCCGAGCGCGACAACGCCATCTTGGCTTCCCAGTTCGCTAACGAGGCCAACCCCAAGATCCACGAGGACACCACCGGCCCGGAGATCTGGGAAGACGCCGAGGGCAATGTCGATGCCTTCGTCGCAGGCGTCGGCACCGGCGGCACCGTCACCGGTGCAGGCCGCTACCTGAAGTCCAAGAACCCAGACGTCCACCTCGCTGCTGTTGAGCCGGCTGACTCCCCTGTGCTGTCTGAAGGCCAGGCTGGTCCGCACAAGATCCAGGGCCTGGGCGCCAACTTCGTACCAGACGTGCTCGACCGCGAGCAGCTGGATGAGGTTCTGACCGCCTCCCTCGAGGAGTCCATCAAGCTCTCCCGCGCCCTTGCTACCGAGGAGGGCCTGCTTGTTGGTATTTCCGCCGGTGCAAACCTCTCGGCCGCACTGAAGCTGGCTGAGCGCCCCGAGTTCGAGGGCAAGACCATCGTCGTTGTCCTGCCGGAYTTTGGTGAGCGCTACGTTYCCACCKTTYTTTTCGAGGACAYCCGCGAGGCATAA
- the ramA gene encoding acetate metabolism transcriptional regulator RamA: protein MESHRLKDDEESVRAALSSLKTATGIPVTMYATLLADNRLQITQWVGLRTPALQNLLIDAGVGVGGRVITTRRAVGVSDYTRATTISHENDSVIQDEGLHSIVAVPVTVQREIRGVLYVGVHSPVRLGDKVIEEVTMTARTLEQDLAVNSAMRRADGGKGGASRGHAMNGAEWEQVRSTHSKLRMLANRVEDEELRKELEALCDQMVSPVRVKQSTKLSARELDVLSCVALGHTNVEAAEEMGIGAETVKSYLRSVMRKLGAHTRYEAVNAARRIGALP, encoded by the coding sequence ATGGAGTCGCATCGCCTCAAAGATGATGAAGAATCCGTACGCGCGGCACTGTCGTCTCTCAAAACCGCCACCGGAATCCCAGTGACGATGTACGCAACATTATTGGCGGATAATCGCCTACAAATTACCCAGTGGGTGGGCCTGCGTACACCGGCGCTGCAGAATCTGCTTATCGATGCCGGCGTGGGCGTCGGCGGGCGCGTCATCACCACCCGCCGCGCGGTGGGCGTTTCGGACTACACGCGTGCCACCACCATTTCCCACGAGAACGACAGCGTAATCCAAGACGAAGGCCTGCACTCGATTGTTGCGGTACCGGTTACCGTGCAGCGTGAAATCCGCGGAGTGCTTTACGTTGGCGTGCACTCCCCAGTGCGCTTGGGGGATAAGGTCATCGAGGAAGTTACGATGACGGCGCGGACCCTGGAGCAAGACCTCGCGGTCAATTCCGCGATGCGCCGCGCCGATGGTGGAAAGGGGGGCGCCTCCCGCGGCCATGCCATGAACGGTGCGGAATGGGAACAGGTTCGTTCCACCCACTCCAAGCTGCGCATGCTGGCCAACCGCGTCGAGGACGAGGAGTTGCGCAAGGAACTTGAGGCACTCTGCGATCAGATGGTCTCCCCCGTGCGCGTGAAGCAATCGACCAAGCTTTCCGCCCGCGAACTCGACGTCCTCTCTTGCGTGGCACTCGGCCACACCAACGTGGAAGCGGCGGAAGAAATGGGCATCGGCGCCGAAACCGTCAAATCCTACCTGCGCTCTGTAATGCGCAAGTTGGGGGCGCACACTCGCTATGAAGCCGTCAATGCCGCCCGCCGGATCGGCGCGTTGCCCTGA
- the murA gene encoding UDP-N-acetylglucosamine 1-carboxyvinyltransferase — protein MKDQFIVSGGARLAGTVKVDGAKNSVLKLMAAALLAEGTTTLTNCPEILDVPLMKKVLEGLGCEVTIDGSTVRITTPATPQSNADFDAVRQFRASVCVLGPLTSRCGHAKVALPGGDAIGSRPLDMHQTGLEKLGATTRIEHGAVVAEASELRGSTIRLDFPSVGATENILTAAVLAEGTTVLHNAAREPEIVDLCEMMKSMGANIEGAGTSEVTIHGVDRLNPTEHEVIGDRIVAGTWAYAAAMTQGDITVGGIAPRHLHLPLEKLKSAGADIETYENGFRVRMEKRPTAVDYQTLPFPGFPTDLQPMAIGISAIAEGTTVITENVFESRFRFVDEMLRLGADAQVDGHHVVVRGKEHLSSTHVWSSDIRAGAGLVLSALCADEATTVHDVFHIDRGYPHFVENLSRLGATIERTQEEEIF, from the coding sequence GTGAAAGATCAGTTTATTGTTTCCGGCGGTGCCCGCCTTGCAGGCACCGTCAAAGTAGATGGCGCCAAAAACAGCGTCCTTAAGCTCATGGCCGCCGCATTGCTGGCGGAGGGGACGACGACGCTGACCAATTGCCCAGAGATTCTGGACGTACCTTTGATGAAGAAGGTGCTCGAGGGCTTGGGCTGTGAGGTGACAATTGATGGCAGTACCGTCCGCATCACCACCCCCGCGACGCCGCAATCGAACGCGGACTTTGATGCGGTCCGCCAATTTAGGGCATCGGTATGCGTCCTAGGCCCACTGACCTCGCGCTGCGGGCATGCGAAGGTTGCGTTGCCCGGCGGTGATGCGATTGGCTCGCGCCCGCTCGATATGCACCAGACCGGCCTAGAAAAACTCGGCGCCACCACCCGCATTGAACACGGCGCTGTGGTTGCTGAGGCCTCCGAGCTTCGCGGTTCCACAATCCGTTTGGACTTTCCGTCCGTTGGCGCGACCGAAAACATCTTGACCGCCGCCGTCTTGGCCGAAGGCACCACCGTCCTCCACAATGCCGCCCGCGAGCCCGAGATTGTGGACCTGTGCGAGATGATGAAATCCATGGGCGCCAATATCGAAGGCGCAGGTACCTCCGAGGTCACCATCCACGGCGTGGACCGGCTTAACCCCACGGAGCACGAGGTCATCGGTGACCGCATCGTGGCCGGCACTTGGGCTTATGCCGCCGCCATGACGCAAGGCGATATCACCGTCGGCGGCATTGCCCCGCGCCACCTGCACCTTCCGCTGGAAAAGCTGAAGTCCGCCGGTGCGGATATTGAAACCTATGAAAACGGCTTCCGCGTGCGCATGGAAAAGCGCCCCACCGCGGTGGATTACCAGACGTTGCCTTTCCCAGGCTTTCCGACGGACCTCCAACCCATGGCCATCGGCATTTCCGCCATCGCCGAAGGAACCACCGTGATCACGGAGAACGTCTTTGAATCCCGGTTCCGCTTCGTTGACGAGATGCTGCGCCTGGGTGCCGATGCCCAAGTTGATGGCCATCACGTGGTGGTGCGAGGTAAGGAGCATCTTTCCTCTACGCATGTATGGAGTTCCGATATCCGCGCCGGCGCTGGCCTGGTTCTTTCTGCACTGTGTGCCGACGAAGCCACGACCGTTCACGATGTCTTCCATATCGACCGCGGCTATCCCCACTTTGTGGAGAACCTTTCGCGGCTTGGAGCCACCATCGAAAGGACGCAGGAAGAAGAAATCTTCTAA
- a CDS encoding DUF3239 domain-containing protein, with the protein MKIFKFDVDESFAKANNELLRDSNRLRVSGLIFGLILIIAGAAVWWNFSWGITLGLGLILFGIVVAIVGVAAASKVGTAQSLYDSYPLAPAVIAQVNERDMILLALVNTNVDPSLPPRWGACLRTVSSIPGVQRTVGTKVPVAAVSGQRSTSDKEHWQQISPMPIAWGTPDAETVTIARKSIPQEQWQRLERARKRLSDVKATRYDLLVL; encoded by the coding sequence ATGAAGATCTTTAAGTTCGACGTTGACGAGTCCTTTGCCAAGGCCAATAACGAGTTATTGCGCGATTCCAACCGGCTTCGCGTATCCGGGCTTATCTTCGGCCTCATCCTGATCATCGCCGGCGCCGCCGTCTGGTGGAACTTTTCCTGGGGAATCACCCTGGGCTTAGGGCTCATCCTCTTTGGCATCGTCGTTGCCATCGTCGGCGTCGCCGCTGCAAGCAAGGTGGGAACGGCCCAATCCCTCTATGACTCTTATCCGCTCGCTCCCGCCGTCATCGCGCAGGTCAACGAGCGAGACATGATCCTTCTTGCCTTGGTAAATACCAATGTGGATCCGTCCCTTCCCCCACGCTGGGGCGCGTGCCTGCGCACGGTGTCCTCCATTCCCGGCGTCCAACGCACCGTTGGCACCAAGGTTCCAGTCGCCGCCGTGTCCGGTCAGCGTTCTACTTCCGATAAAGAGCATTGGCAGCAGATATCCCCCATGCCCATTGCTTGGGGAACCCCCGATGCTGAAACCGTCACCATCGCCCGGAAATCCATCCCCCAGGAACAATGGCAGCGCTTAGAGCGCGCCCGCAAGCGGCTTTCCGATGTCAAAGCCACCCGCTATGACCTGCTCGTTCTCTAG
- a CDS encoding DNA repair helicase XPB yields MNGPLIVQSDKTVLLEVDHPDSGAARTALAPFAELERAPEHVHTYRITSLALWNARAAGHDAEQVVDVLETYSRFPVPQSLLVDVAETMSRYGRVRLQAHPAHGLILESEEPAILTELSRSKVGKLLGSRIDDNTIAVAPSERGRLKQELLKAGWPAEDLAGYIDGESHPIALNEDGWHLRDYQEYATDAFWSGGSGVVVLPCGAGKTIVGAAAMAKAQSTTLILVTNTVAGRQWRDELLRRTTLSPNDIGEYSGEKKEIKPITIATYQVVTRKTKGEYRALELFDSRDWGLIIYDEVHLLPAPVFRMTSDLQSRRRLGLTATLVREDGREGDVFSLIGPKRYDAPWKELEMAGYIATAECIEVRVDMDPEERMLYATAQPRDRYRIAAQASAKLRAVDKILASHDQQALIIGGYVDQLRELGAHLDAPVIDGTTSTAKREKLFQQFREGELAILVVSKVANFSIDLPEAALAIQVSGTFGSRQEEAQRLGRLLRPKETEALFYTLVTRDSLDADYAMHRQRFLAEQGYAYRLMDAVDLGQ; encoded by the coding sequence ATGAACGGACCACTGATTGTGCAGTCGGATAAGACCGTCTTGCTGGAAGTCGATCATCCAGATTCCGGCGCTGCGCGCACCGCCCTCGCGCCGTTCGCGGAACTGGAACGCGCCCCCGAGCACGTGCACACCTACCGCATCACTTCCCTGGCATTGTGGAATGCCCGCGCCGCCGGCCACGACGCCGAGCAGGTCGTCGATGTCCTAGAAACCTACTCCCGGTTCCCGGTCCCGCAATCGCTGCTTGTCGATGTCGCCGAGACCATGTCCCGCTACGGCCGCGTCCGCCTCCAGGCGCACCCCGCCCACGGGCTCATCCTCGAATCTGAAGAACCCGCCATCCTCACCGAGCTCTCCCGCAGCAAGGTAGGAAAACTGCTGGGTTCGCGCATCGATGACAACACCATCGCCGTGGCGCCCTCAGAACGCGGCCGCCTCAAGCAAGAACTCCTCAAGGCCGGCTGGCCCGCCGAAGATCTCGCCGGCTATATCGACGGCGAATCCCACCCCATCGCGCTGAACGAGGACGGCTGGCACCTGCGCGATTACCAGGAATACGCCACCGATGCCTTCTGGTCCGGCGGTTCCGGCGTCGTCGTGCTGCCCTGCGGTGCCGGCAAAACCATCGTAGGTGCTGCCGCCATGGCCAAGGCGCAATCCACTACCCTCATCTTGGTTACCAATACCGTTGCCGGCCGCCAGTGGCGCGACGAACTTTTGCGCCGCACGACGCTTTCTCCAAACGATATCGGCGAATACTCCGGTGAGAAGAAGGAAATCAAGCCGATTACCATCGCCACCTACCAAGTGGTCACCCGGAAAACCAAGGGTGAGTACCGCGCCCTCGAGCTCTTCGACTCCCGCGACTGGGGGCTTATCATCTACGACGAGGTCCACCTGCTTCCCGCACCCGTATTCCGCATGACCTCGGACCTGCAATCGCGGCGCCGGCTAGGACTTACCGCCACCCTCGTGCGCGAGGATGGCCGCGAAGGCGATGTCTTCTCCCTCATCGGCCCGAAGCGTTACGACGCGCCGTGGAAAGAGCTGGAAATGGCCGGCTATATCGCCACCGCGGAGTGCATCGAAGTCCGCGTGGATATGGATCCGGAAGAACGCATGCTCTATGCCACCGCGCAGCCGCGCGATCGCTACCGCATCGCTGCACAAGCCTCGGCCAAGCTCCGGGCTGTCGATAAGATCCTTGCCTCCCATGACCAACAAGCGCTCATCATCGGCGGATATGTGGATCAACTGCGCGAATTAGGCGCGCACCTCGATGCCCCCGTCATCGATGGCACCACCTCTACCGCCAAGCGCGAAAAACTCTTCCAGCAATTCCGCGAGGGCGAGCTGGCCATCCTCGTCGTATCCAAAGTGGCCAACTTCTCCATCGACCTGCCCGAAGCGGCACTGGCCATCCAGGTCTCCGGCACCTTTGGCTCCCGCCAAGAAGAGGCACAACGCCTTGGCCGCCTGCTGCGCCCGAAGGAAACCGAGGCGCTCTTTTATACCCTGGTCACCCGCGACAGCCTAGATGCGGACTACGCCATGCACCGCCAACGCTTCCTCGCCGAGCAAGGATATGCCTACCGGCTCATGGACGCAGTAGACTTAGGCCAATGA